The stretch of DNA ACCAGACGCTGCACTTTCAGCTTCCCCATCGATTTCGATTCGTCGCTCGATGGCGCATTCGTCGGGGCGTTGGCCTGGGCGACCTTGGGAGCTTCGTCTTCGGTAAAGTAAACCTCGATCAGATCGCCCCGCAGTTGGTCAGGCGTCGTCGCTTCGGTCGGCCGGGTGACGACGACGCGTTCGCGAAAGCTGGCGATCTTGTGCGCCGCGTCAAACAGGAACGGTCCATTGCAGGTGATTTCGAGCGGGGCTGAGTCTTCCTGCCGCCTCGGCTGGCTTGGTCCGATCGGATCGTTCAGGCCTCCCTGCGTGGCGATCAAAACGCGATCGACATGGTTCAGCTGCAGCGACTGCAGGCCGCCAATCGCCGAGGGCGTTTTCCCCGGCTTACTGGAGGACTCGTCGAGCTTGGCGATCAGATGCCGGCCGCTGCCGGAAGAGCCGCCATAGCGAAATTGAATCGGCGCCTTGGTTTCGATCCAGCCAGGGTGCATCTCGACGTCGCGGGTTTTGATGTCGATCCCGTTGCGGGCTGTCGGCGTCGACGGCGCCCGGCGGATGGTGACGTCGCCGGCCAGCGTTCCGCCATTCAGGTCGCCAATTTTGCCGAATGAGAGATTCAACTCGCTGAAGTTGAGGATCGCCTCTTCCCCTTCCAGGATTAGCGGCGGTTCGTCGAGTCGTTCCTGGCGATCGTCGGTCGCAAAAACCAAGATCGTGACTGGTTCCAGCTTCAGGCGATTCGGTTGCTTATTCCCTTTGTCGTCGACTCCCAGCTCTTTGAAATCACGCATCAATAGCATCATGCGCTTGCTTTCCAAGACCTTCGTCGTTCCCAACTGCCACGATTCTTGGGGAAAGAAGTTGGCGAGAAACGCCTTTTGCTGGCCGACGATGTCGGGCGTCGCCCAGGGGTCGACGCCCGGGCCAACGCGGCCGAGATGCGGCTCAATCCACGGAACGACCGCGACGGCGTACAACACGTACGCGCCGACCACGACGGCAAGACTGATGGCGATTCGCTTGAGCTTATTCAACATCGCGCTGTCGCCGGGTTCCGTTGATGGGAGTGGTGAGGATGAAGTTGATCGATCACGGTCGATCAGAAACTGCGTACGATGTCGGCCCAGCGCCCTTGTGCTTTCAGGATGAGTTCTACCAGTTCGCGAACGGCGCCACGTCCGCCGGGCGCGGTCGTCACAAAGTGCGCCGCTTCGCGAAGCTCGGCCGCGGCGTCATTGACCGCCACGCCCAGGCCGGCGATCCGGACGACCGGCAAGTCAGGTAGGTCGTCGCCGATGTAGGCCAGCTGCTGCGGGTTTAGTCCGAAGTGTTTGAGGAAATCGTTGGCGACGGTCAACTTGTCGTCGACCCCTTGGCGAACGACGTCGATGCCAAGTTCCGACGAGCGAAGGCGAACGGTTTGCGAATTGCGGCCGGTGATGATGCCGAACCGAAAGCCTGCCTTGCGCCAGACCTTGATCCCCAGACCGTCGCGAATGTGATACTGCTTCGCTTCGATCCCTTCGTTATCGAGTAGTACGCCACCATCGGTCAGGACGCCATCGACGTCCGACACGATAAACTCAATCGACTTGCAGCGTTCTTCCAGTTTCATTTACGCAGTTCCCCCGTTCTGGTTCGGAAAAGGAACGGTCCAGGGGGCGCCCGGCTTGCGCCGCAACGTCTCTTCGCTGCAATCGGACGATGGCGCCTCGACGAGGTCGGTAATGTCCATCATGCCAATTGGCTGGCCATCGGCGTTGATGACCGGCAACTCGCTGATTTTTAGCTTGGCGATTTCGACCAGTGCCGCTTGCACGCGAACGCCGCTGACGACCGTCTTGGGCGAATGCGTCATCACGCTGGAGATCGGATGATCGAGCAACTCGGTTTGACCCGTTTCAAAAATGCGAGCCAGGTCGCTGTCGGTGAATAAACCTTCCAGCTTGCCATCGGCGT from Blastopirellula retiformator encodes:
- a CDS encoding KdsC family phosphatase, which translates into the protein MKLEERCKSIEFIVSDVDGVLTDGGVLLDNEGIEAKQYHIRDGLGIKVWRKAGFRFGIITGRNSQTVRLRSSELGIDVVRQGVDDKLTVANDFLKHFGLNPQQLAYIGDDLPDLPVVRIAGLGVAVNDAAAELREAAHFVTTAPGGRGAVRELVELILKAQGRWADIVRSF